The Hemicordylus capensis ecotype Gifberg chromosome 5, rHemCap1.1.pri, whole genome shotgun sequence nucleotide sequence GGAGGTAATACATTTGACTTTGGGGAGTTAAATATTTCTTgacagggaggcagaggagaCACTTGACAATGAATAAAGCATTGACTAATactctcttttcctctttcccaGAAATTGTCAGCGCTCTCACTGCGTATTCAGCAAATTGAAACGACACTCAATATTCTCGATGCAAAGGTTTGTGCACAATGCATCTCTTCTTCATTTCAAGCATACTTAAAGTTTTTTCTGTATAATTTATACAGTACCATTTTTGTCAGAACTACatttttctgcatgcagatatGAGTGGatttcttcccccgcccccagtgaCGGAATGTAAATGGAAACAGATGAGAAACATTTAACTGCAGTAGGGCAAGCAAGAGGTGAAGTTGTCTAGTACGAACGAGGCCTAGTGATAAGCACTTTACTAATATAAGTGTGAAAGAAAAGATGTGCTCTGGATGCTAAGTAAGCAGCTAAAAGCTTTGTATTCCCATTGTTGAAATGTTGTCTTCTGTGTTTGATGTTCATCTTCAGCTGTCTTCTATACCTGGCCTAGAAGATGTCAAGTTTGAAGTATCCAACACCTGTGTCAACCATGTTATGAACGGCCCCGTCTCACAAACCTCAACAGAGCCACAGTCAACCAACGTGTCACCTCAGTCTGAGGTAAATAGTACAGTGGTGTTGATTTTCCAAAAGGTGTTTTCTCTGGCTTctcaataataatttaaaaagctacATATGTTGCTGAAGATTGGCACAATTTGTTTGCTTTGTACAGCAGGGCAGTATCCATGAGACAGGACAACAGAAGACAGAAGGAGCCTCGGAAAATGTAACAACTGTCGCTAAGGATCCACGCTATGCCAGATATCTCAAAATGGTTCAAGTGGTAAGGCAGTTAATTTTGTGTTTCAGTGTTGATCAGAACCAGGAAAATTAGGCTAACATCTGTAGCAAACAGTCTTTCACGGCAGCCCTACATCGCTTGTGTTGTAAATTCAAGGTTTCCAGAGGATGTGTAACCATGGTGAGGTTACCATCCATGTTTACATGCTTTTAGAtaagggttcccaatcttgggtacccagatgatgatggactaTGACTTTCATTGTCCTCTGCCACATTAGCCTTCAGCCACTGTGAcacgggatgatgggagttgtagtccaacaacatctggggacccaaggttaggaacctctGCTTTAAGAGATCCAAGCTCATTTTCATACCAAAAAGCCCCCACCACTTGGAAACCATGTGAAGTGAGAGCAAAAGAAGAATCCTCCTGAGACACATTCACGTAGCATCTAGCTTGGCATCCTGTTTTCAACACATGCCTCCCATGTGTTGAAAATGCCTCCAGGATTGTTGTAAATTCAAGGTTTCCAGAGGATGTGTAACCGTGGTGAGGTTACCATCCATGTTTACATGCTTTTAGAtaagggttcccaatcttgggtacccagatgatgatggactaTGACTTTCATTGTCCTCTGCCACATTAGCCTTCAGCCACTGTGAcacgggatgatgggagttgtagtccaacaacatctggggacccaaggttaggaacctctGCTTTAAGAGATCCAAGCTCATTTTCATACCAAAAGGCCCCCACCACTTGGAAACCATGTGAAGTGAGAGCAAAAGAAGAATCCTCCTGAGACACATTCACGTAGCATCTAGCTTGGCATCCTGTTTTCAACACATGCCTCCCATGTGTTGAAAATGCCTCCAGGAACATTTtagttctttttttatttttcctttttttaagacCAATTTTGTGTCACTCATAATCTGAATGTACACATACCTAGTCAGTGGGAGGATAACAGAAGGCCCATTGTAACATGTTCTCTTTTGCATGCCCATGATTCCTTTCTCCGTCTCAGTCTCCCCATCACAGGGGTCAGAGGTCTATCCCAGTTCTATACTACTTTTTTGGCCTCCTTTTTTTGTTCACAGAATGAGTTCCTCCAAAGAAACAAAGCAAAGCGGCACTATTGCCAGTACGACATATTTTGTCCTTTCTGTAGACGTTTCTGCTGGGGATAATTGTATCCTGCTGATTATCACCATTCCATCAGGTTTCTGATATTCCCACTGTATGCCAAATCTCATAGCAAGCCTTTCCACCACTTCTCAGGAGGTGGCAACATTTTCCTGATggcctatctatctatttatttatttcattatgtccccactcttcctccaaggaacccagagcagtgtacatggttgttttaccctcacaacaaccctgtgaggtaggttaggctgagggtttaagtgactggcccagactgcgttccatggctgaatggtgatttgaacttgggtctccccagtcctagtccagcactgtaaccgctacactacactggctttttattttgtttttcagaacTCCAGCATTGTgtgattctccccccaccccccccaccccaggccatCTTGTGCAAACCTTTTGGTTGCTCTGTTAGAAGTGTTTTGTGCAGTTGGGAGAATGAGGATATGACTATCCTCGATTGATCACCAATTCACTTTGGACAAGCAGTCTATTCATGGCCATTCATCTTTGAGCTTGTCTGTTGAGAAACTTCTGCTATAATTTCTATGTTTGATCTGCACATGCCAGAGTTGATGGGAACAAGCTTTTAGCGACACATTTGTGGCAAGCCACTTGGTTATTGATTTCATTCAGCTTGTTCTGAGTTGTTTCCTGTGGCTGCTGCATTGGccacacaaataataaataaataatgaaatgttCTGCCAGTCCAATGCTTGTCTTGCGCAATGTTGTGGTGGGTGTAGCGCATGCTTGCAAGTCAGTTCCACGCAGATAGGCTCTTGGGTTCTACTCCAACCAAGCAAGCCACCTC carries:
- the WASHC3 gene encoding WASH complex subunit 3 isoform X2, whose protein sequence is MDEDGLPLVGSGIDLTKVPAIQQKRTVAFLNQFVVHTVQFLNRFSTVCEEKLSALSLRIQQIETTLNILDAKLSSIPGLEDVKFEVSNTCVNHVMNGPVSQTSTEPQSTNVSPQSEGSIHETGQQKTEGASENVTTVAKDPRYARYLKMVQVGVPVMAIRNKMISEGLNPDLLETPDAAVPAWGDKANEGENSDSESSFSD
- the WASHC3 gene encoding WASH complex subunit 3 isoform X1 yields the protein MDEDGLPLVGSGIDLTKVPAIQQKRTVAFLNQFVVHTVQFLNRFSTVCEEKLSALSLRIQQIETTLNILDAKLSSIPGLEDVKFEVSNTCVNHVMNGPVSQTSTEPQSTNVSPQSEQGSIHETGQQKTEGASENVTTVAKDPRYARYLKMVQVGVPVMAIRNKMISEGLNPDLLETPDAAVPAWGDKANEGENSDSESSFSD